From the genome of Clavibacter nebraskensis NCPPB 2581:
ACGTGGGTTTACCCGACCCGCTGTCTGCCTGAAGGCGCCGACCCGAAATCGCGCGCCGCGGACACCACCGCTCCGAGGCGATACCCGTCGTGCCCCCGCACGTCCGTCCCGGGCGCATCACAGAAGGCACACCCGAGATGCTCGCCACGACCCTGGCGGGCGCGTTCGTCGCGCTCGCGATCACCGTCTCCGCTCCCTTGGCCGCCCAGGCGGAGAACTACGTCCCCAAGGACTCCACCGTCGCCTGCAGCGGCATGTCCGTCACCCCGGCCGCCGTCGCGCCCGGCGAGTCCGTCCGGATCGCCGGCGTCGCCGGGTCCTTCACCGCGGGCGAGACCGTCGCCGTGCGCCTCTCCGCAACGGCCGGCGCACCCGCCGCCGCCGGCGACCCCGCCGCATCCGTCACCGCAGCGGCCGACGGCTCCGTCTCCGGCTCGCTCGTCGTCCCCACGACGGCGTCCGGCACCTGGCGTGCCAACCAGACCGCCGCGTCGGGCGACCACTGGTGCGGCATCGTGTCCGTCGTCCCGGCGAGCGCGCGCATCGCGGCGGACGGCGGCTCGCTCCCCGTCACCGGCGGCACGTTGCCCACCGGCCTCGCCATCACCGGCGGAGGGCTGCTCTTCGCCGGTGCCGTGGCCGCGGGCATCGCGACGGCCCGCCGGCGCCGCGCGTCCTGACG
Proteins encoded in this window:
- a CDS encoding sortase, which produces MLATTLAGAFVALAITVSAPLAAQAENYVPKDSTVACSGMSVTPAAVAPGESVRIAGVAGSFTAGETVAVRLSATAGAPAAAGDPAASVTAAADGSVSGSLVVPTTASGTWRANQTAASGDHWCGIVSVVPASARIAADGGSLPVTGGTLPTGLAITGGGLLFAGAVAAGIATARRRRAS